One window of the Solidesulfovibrio fructosivorans JJ] genome contains the following:
- the bioB gene encoding biotin synthase BioB: MTHQTTLSQELSRPLLAGAFLSDIDRDRLLAALPRAEGPELAALARAADAIRRARLGNAASLCAIISAKSGRCGENCAFCAQSGHHHTSAPEYPFLAPERIVAAAKAMHDAGVARFGIVASGKALPQAELEHAATAIAGITACGMAADASFGVLPDDALARLKSAGLAAYHHNLETSRAFYPRICTTRSFEDNLAVLRTCKRLGIPICSGGLFGMGESWADRADLAQTLLEAGAMSIPINFLSPIPGTPLGGRPPLTPDEATRIVILLRFLLPDRHLRICGGRPTVYGATAPLAPMTAGADGLMVGDYLTTSGGTLEADKAGLAKLGFSL, from the coding sequence ATGACGCACCAAACCACCCTCTCCCAGGAACTGTCCCGTCCGCTGCTGGCCGGCGCATTCCTCTCCGACATCGACCGCGACCGGCTGCTGGCCGCCCTGCCCCGGGCCGAGGGCCCCGAACTCGCCGCCCTGGCCCGGGCCGCCGACGCCATCCGCCGCGCCCGCCTCGGCAACGCCGCCTCGCTTTGCGCCATCATCAGCGCCAAATCCGGCCGCTGCGGCGAGAACTGCGCCTTCTGCGCCCAGTCCGGACACCACCACACCAGCGCGCCCGAATACCCCTTTCTCGCGCCGGAACGCATCGTCGCCGCCGCCAAGGCCATGCACGACGCTGGCGTGGCCCGCTTCGGCATCGTCGCCTCGGGCAAGGCCCTGCCCCAGGCCGAACTGGAACACGCCGCCACCGCCATCGCCGGCATCACCGCCTGCGGCATGGCCGCCGACGCCTCCTTCGGCGTGCTGCCGGACGACGCCCTGGCCCGGCTCAAGAGCGCCGGACTCGCCGCCTACCACCACAACCTCGAAACCTCGCGCGCCTTCTACCCGCGCATCTGCACCACCCGCAGCTTCGAGGACAACCTGGCCGTGCTGCGCACCTGCAAACGCCTCGGCATCCCCATCTGCTCCGGCGGCCTGTTCGGCATGGGCGAATCCTGGGCCGACCGCGCCGACCTGGCCCAGACCCTTCTCGAAGCCGGGGCCATGTCCATCCCCATCAATTTCTTAAGCCCCATCCCGGGCACGCCCCTGGGAGGCCGGCCGCCGCTCACGCCCGACGAAGCCACCCGCATCGTCATCCTGCTGCGCTTCCTGCTGCCCGACCGCCATCTGCGCATCTGCGGCGGCCGCCCCACCGTCTACGGCGCGACCGCCCCCCTCGCCCCCATGACCGCCGGCGCCGACGGACTCATGGTCGGCGACTACCTGACCACCAGCGGCGGCACCCTGGAGGCCGACAAGGCCGGATTGGCGAAGCTCGGGTTCAGCCTGTAG